A window from Saprospiraceae bacterium encodes these proteins:
- a CDS encoding ImmA/IrrE family metallo-endopeptidase has product MKSINPEMIVLAREIRGISQSELADLIQLTQGMLSKIEKGLNKPSEEIFTNICNVLEFPMSFFEQTNNIFEPNLSYYRKRIVIKKRDLLKAEGSMNLVRMNLENLMTSVELPELNLPLWDVDVHGAPKAAAKWVRQKWRIPKGRIENLTKIIEDNGIVVVPFDFGSEKMDGLSLISKDRHPIIYINNKMPGDRQRLTLAHELGHLVMHIGQQKPKSVM; this is encoded by the coding sequence ATGAAATCCATAAATCCAGAAATGATTGTGTTGGCGAGAGAGATAAGGGGTATTTCTCAAAGTGAATTGGCTGATCTTATTCAATTGACACAGGGTATGTTGTCAAAAATTGAAAAAGGTTTAAACAAACCATCAGAAGAAATTTTTACAAATATTTGTAATGTCCTCGAATTTCCGATGTCATTTTTTGAACAAACAAATAATATTTTTGAACCGAATTTATCCTATTATCGAAAAAGAATAGTAATCAAAAAAAGAGATTTACTAAAGGCAGAGGGCAGCATGAATCTCGTTAGGATGAATTTAGAAAATCTAATGACAAGTGTAGAGCTTCCAGAACTTAATCTACCACTATGGGATGTTGATGTCCATGGTGCACCTAAAGCAGCAGCAAAATGGGTAAGACAAAAATGGAGAATTCCAAAAGGCAGAATAGAGAATCTAACCAAGATTATTGAAGATAATGGGATAGTTGTTGTTCCATTTGATTTTGGTTCTGAAAAAATGGATGGTCTAAGTTTAATTTCTAAAGATAGACACCCAATCATATATATCAACAACAAAATGCCAGGAGATAGGCAACGTTTAACTTTAGCACACGAATTGGGTCATTTGGTTATGCATATTGGCCAGCAAAAGCCCAAGTCCGTGATGTAG
- a CDS encoding helix-turn-helix transcriptional regulator, with amino-acid sequence MDNISCIRQQADIKQINRCKDRVSELNGSFDYLSNGLELAGNNVRLKILFLLYEEKQLCVCDLSDILGMTISAISQHLRKLKDRKLLETERQAQTIFYSLTKEYEKMLKPFFKILHENKILETI; translated from the coding sequence ATGGACAACATTTCTTGTATTAGACAACAGGCGGACATTAAGCAAATCAACCGTTGCAAAGACCGAGTTTCAGAACTGAACGGTTCGTTTGACTATTTATCGAACGGACTTGAATTGGCGGGTAACAACGTAAGACTGAAAATCCTGTTCCTGCTTTACGAAGAGAAACAACTTTGTGTTTGCGACTTGAGTGATATTCTTGGTATGACCATTTCGGCAATTTCACAACATCTGCGAAAACTCAAAGACAGAAAACTCCTTGAAACGGAAAGGCAAGCACAAACCATTTTCTACTCATTGACCAAAGAGTATGAAAAAATGCTCAAACCGTTTTTCAAAATACTTCACGAAAACAAAATTTTAGAAACAATATGA